The Gallus gallus isolate bGalGal1 chromosome 31 unlocalized genomic scaffold, bGalGal1.mat.broiler.GRCg7b 31_unloc3, whole genome shotgun sequence genome has a window encoding:
- the LOC425238 gene encoding uncharacterized protein LOC425238 isoform X5 yields MTRREVALILGWWLVTVSWAQQLPQPFLSLHPSQGVSLGDTVTLRCHLPRMDAWVQLWHNGTLRFKKEKDKEQDAAEFSFAVTNLEDAGTYQCRYQVSEPLRTSKKSDPVELVLTEPTGAKRWSYVNLLVVVVKVCSALLALSSGLYFYFNGCSLWKRRNESAGVSPEMPESVQFQVSVGVSGPQIPVHFLRPTPHISMETQTFPMGTPNDPQPHMAYPHIYEHHPYPALGKHKPALRGTPAHRYP; encoded by the exons ATGACACGAAGGGAGGTGGCCCTCATTCTGG gttggtggctggtgactgtgagctgggcacagcaat tgccccaaCCCTTcctgtcgctgcaccccagccagggggtgtccctgggggacactgtcaccctgcgctgccacctgccccgcaTGGATGCCTGGGTCCAGCTCTGGCACAATGGAACTCTGagatttaagaaggaaaaagacaaggagcaggatgcagctgagttctcctttgctgtcacaAACCTGGAGGACGCCGGGACATATCAGTGTCGGTACCAGGTGTCAGAGCCTCTGAGGACATCCAAAAagagtgaccccgtggagctggtgctgacag AGCCCACAGGTGCCAAGAGGTGGTCCTATGTGAacctgctggtggtggtggtgaaggTCTGTTCTGCTCTCTTGGCCCTCAGCTCGGGCCTCTACTTTTACTTCAATGGCTGCAGCCTCTGGAAACGGAGAAATGAGAGCGCAG GTGTCAGCCCTGAGATGCCCGAGTCAGTGCAATTCCAGGTAAGTGTCGGGGTCAgtggaccccaaatcccagttCACTTCTTAAGACCCACGCCTCACATCTCCATGGAAACCCAAACCTTCCCCATGGGGACTCCAAATGACCCCCAACCTCATATGGCTTACCCTCACATTTATGAGCACCACCCGTATCCAGCCCTTGGGAAACACAAACCTGCACTGCGGGGAACCCCAGCCCACAGATACCCCTAA
- the LOC425238 gene encoding uncharacterized protein LOC425238 isoform X10, which yields MDAWVQLWHNGTLRFKKEKDKEQDAAEFSFAVTNLEDAGTYQCRYQVSEPLRTSKKSDPVELVLTEPTGAKRWSYVNLLVVVVKVCSALLALSSGLYFYFNGCSLWKRRNESAGVSPEMPESVQFQVSVGVSGPQIPVHFLRPTPHISMETQTFPMGTPNDPQPHMAYPHIYEHHPYPALGKHKPALRGTPAHRYP from the exons aTGGATGCCTGGGTCCAGCTCTGGCACAATGGAACTCTGagatttaagaaggaaaaagacaaggagcaggatgcagctgagttctcctttgctgtcacaAACCTGGAGGACGCCGGGACATATCAGTGTCGGTACCAGGTGTCAGAGCCTCTGAGGACATCCAAAAagagtgaccccgtggagctggtgctgacag AGCCCACAGGTGCCAAGAGGTGGTCCTATGTGAacctgctggtggtggtggtgaaggTCTGTTCTGCTCTCTTGGCCCTCAGCTCGGGCCTCTACTTTTACTTCAATGGCTGCAGCCTCTGGAAACGGAGAAATGAGAGCGCAG GTGTCAGCCCTGAGATGCCCGAGTCAGTGCAATTCCAGGTAAGTGTCGGGGTCAgtggaccccaaatcccagttCACTTCTTAAGACCCACGCCTCACATCTCCATGGAAACCCAAACCTTCCCCATGGGGACTCCAAATGACCCCCAACCTCATATGGCTTACCCTCACATTTATGAGCACCACCCGTATCCAGCCCTTGGGAAACACAAACCTGCACTGCGGGGAACCCCAGCCCACAGATACCCCTAA
- the LOC425238 gene encoding uncharacterized protein LOC425238 isoform X4: protein MTPMAVALILGWWLVTVSWAQQLPQPFLSLHPSQGVSLGDTVTLRCHLPRMDAWVQLWHNGTLRFKKEKDKEQDAAEFSFAVTNLEDAGTYQCRYQVSEPLRTSKKSDPVELVLTEPTGAKRWSYVNLLVVVVKVCSALLALSSGLYFYFNGCSLWKRRNESAGVSPEMPESVQFQVSVGVSGPQIPVHFLRPTPHISMETQTFPMGTPNDPQPHMAYPHIYEHHPYPALGKHKPALRGTPAHRYP, encoded by the exons atgaCACCAATGGCCGTGGCCCTCATCCTtg gttggtggctggtgactgtgagctgggcacagcaat tgccccaaCCCTTcctgtcgctgcaccccagccagggggtgtccctgggggacactgtcaccctgcgctgccacctgccccgcaTGGATGCCTGGGTCCAGCTCTGGCACAATGGAACTCTGagatttaagaaggaaaaagacaaggagcaggatgcagctgagttctcctttgctgtcacaAACCTGGAGGACGCCGGGACATATCAGTGTCGGTACCAGGTGTCAGAGCCTCTGAGGACATCCAAAAagagtgaccccgtggagctggtgctgacag AGCCCACAGGTGCCAAGAGGTGGTCCTATGTGAacctgctggtggtggtggtgaaggTCTGTTCTGCTCTCTTGGCCCTCAGCTCGGGCCTCTACTTTTACTTCAATGGCTGCAGCCTCTGGAAACGGAGAAATGAGAGCGCAG GTGTCAGCCCTGAGATGCCCGAGTCAGTGCAATTCCAGGTAAGTGTCGGGGTCAgtggaccccaaatcccagttCACTTCTTAAGACCCACGCCTCACATCTCCATGGAAACCCAAACCTTCCCCATGGGGACTCCAAATGACCCCCAACCTCATATGGCTTACCCTCACATTTATGAGCACCACCCGTATCCAGCCCTTGGGAAACACAAACCTGCACTGCGGGGAACCCCAGCCCACAGATACCCCTAA
- the LOC425238 gene encoding uncharacterized protein LOC425238 isoform X9: MCVPPHPGPHSPNALGTAVVTWGGDIMELYPKMRTGSSSPATSFPRCSLAVPKLLLFHDTKGGGPHSGQGVSLRDNVTLRCHLPRLTLQAELCQNGHLRSKKDMDRLQDTVEFSLVSVEKEEAEEYRWQYRVLEPPGTSGKSDPVEPVVTGVCKTTRAQRRVCSVHTSSSSVHGALCAQHRLCNPRMYHCMWWCELHQCVLSRAQQMHVCRRIQ; the protein is encoded by the exons ATGTGTGTGCCACCCCATCCTgggccccacagccccaacGCCTTGGGGACAGCAGTTGTCACATGGGGAGGTGACATCATGGAACTCTATCCCAAAATGAGaactggcagcagctctccggccacttcctttccccgctgcagtctcgctgtccccaagctgctcctgttTCATGACACGAAGGGAGGTGGCCCTCATTCTGG ccagggggtgtccctgaGGGATaatgtcaccctgcgctgccacctgccccggTTAACCTTAcaagctgagctctgccagaaCGGCCATTTGAGATCCAAGAAAGACATGGACAGACTTCAGGACACGGTTGAGTTTTCCTTGGTTAGCGTAGagaaggaagaggcagaggaGTATCGGTGGCAGTACCGGGTTTTGGAGCCACCGGGGACATCAGGGAAGAGCGACCCCGTGGAGCCggtggtgacag GAGTGTGCAAGACCACACGTGCACAAAGACGTGTGTGTTCTGTCCACACAAGCTCTTCAAGTGTGCACGGTGCGCTGTGTGCTCAACATCGCCTGTGCAATCCACGCATGTACCACTGCATGTGGTGGTGTGAATTACACCAGTGTGTGTTATCCCGTGCGCAACAAATGCACGTATGTAGAAGAATACAATAG
- the LOC425238 gene encoding uncharacterized protein LOC425238 isoform X2, producing MTRREVALILVSLSPGCSCLMTPMAVALILGWWLVTVSWAQQLPQPFLSLHPSQGVSLGDTVTLRCHLPRMDAWVQLWHNGTLRFKKEKDKEQDAAEFSFAVTNLEDAGTYQCRYQVSEPLRTSKKSDPVELVLTEPTGAKRWSYVNLLVVVVKVCSALLALSSGLYFYFNGCSLWKRRNESAGVSPEMPESVQFQVSVGVSGPQIPVHFLRPTPHISMETQTFPMGTPNDPQPHMAYPHIYEHHPYPALGKHKPALRGTPAHRYP from the exons ATGACACGAAGGGAGGTGGCCCTCATTCTGG TCtcgctgtccccaggctgctcctgcctcatgaCACCAATGGCCGTGGCCCTCATCCTtg gttggtggctggtgactgtgagctgggcacagcaat tgccccaaCCCTTcctgtcgctgcaccccagccagggggtgtccctgggggacactgtcaccctgcgctgccacctgccccgcaTGGATGCCTGGGTCCAGCTCTGGCACAATGGAACTCTGagatttaagaaggaaaaagacaaggagcaggatgcagctgagttctcctttgctgtcacaAACCTGGAGGACGCCGGGACATATCAGTGTCGGTACCAGGTGTCAGAGCCTCTGAGGACATCCAAAAagagtgaccccgtggagctggtgctgacag AGCCCACAGGTGCCAAGAGGTGGTCCTATGTGAacctgctggtggtggtggtgaaggTCTGTTCTGCTCTCTTGGCCCTCAGCTCGGGCCTCTACTTTTACTTCAATGGCTGCAGCCTCTGGAAACGGAGAAATGAGAGCGCAG GTGTCAGCCCTGAGATGCCCGAGTCAGTGCAATTCCAGGTAAGTGTCGGGGTCAgtggaccccaaatcccagttCACTTCTTAAGACCCACGCCTCACATCTCCATGGAAACCCAAACCTTCCCCATGGGGACTCCAAATGACCCCCAACCTCATATGGCTTACCCTCACATTTATGAGCACCACCCGTATCCAGCCCTTGGGAAACACAAACCTGCACTGCGGGGAACCCCAGCCCACAGATACCCCTAA
- the LOC425238 gene encoding uncharacterized protein LOC425238 isoform X3 — protein MTRREVALILVSLSPGCSCLMTPMAVALILVPQPFLSLHPSQGVSLGDTVTLRCHLPRMDAWVQLWHNGTLRFKKEKDKEQDAAEFSFAVTNLEDAGTYQCRYQVSEPLRTSKKSDPVELVLTEPTGAKRWSYVNLLVVVVKVCSALLALSSGLYFYFNGCSLWKRRNESAGVSPEMPESVQFQVSVGVSGPQIPVHFLRPTPHISMETQTFPMGTPNDPQPHMAYPHIYEHHPYPALGKHKPALRGTPAHRYP, from the exons ATGACACGAAGGGAGGTGGCCCTCATTCTGG TCtcgctgtccccaggctgctcctgcctcatgaCACCAATGGCCGTGGCCCTCATCCTtg tgccccaaCCCTTcctgtcgctgcaccccagccagggggtgtccctgggggacactgtcaccctgcgctgccacctgccccgcaTGGATGCCTGGGTCCAGCTCTGGCACAATGGAACTCTGagatttaagaaggaaaaagacaaggagcaggatgcagctgagttctcctttgctgtcacaAACCTGGAGGACGCCGGGACATATCAGTGTCGGTACCAGGTGTCAGAGCCTCTGAGGACATCCAAAAagagtgaccccgtggagctggtgctgacag AGCCCACAGGTGCCAAGAGGTGGTCCTATGTGAacctgctggtggtggtggtgaaggTCTGTTCTGCTCTCTTGGCCCTCAGCTCGGGCCTCTACTTTTACTTCAATGGCTGCAGCCTCTGGAAACGGAGAAATGAGAGCGCAG GTGTCAGCCCTGAGATGCCCGAGTCAGTGCAATTCCAGGTAAGTGTCGGGGTCAgtggaccccaaatcccagttCACTTCTTAAGACCCACGCCTCACATCTCCATGGAAACCCAAACCTTCCCCATGGGGACTCCAAATGACCCCCAACCTCATATGGCTTACCCTCACATTTATGAGCACCACCCGTATCCAGCCCTTGGGAAACACAAACCTGCACTGCGGGGAACCCCAGCCCACAGATACCCCTAA